Within the Malus sylvestris chromosome 4, drMalSylv7.2, whole genome shotgun sequence genome, the region ATCCTTCAGATTGAGAAATGGAAGGCTATGAAAGGTGGAATGATCCCTGCCCTTCTGTAATGGCATATAAGAGCTTCTCTCTCATCGTCTCCTGAAAACGGATATGAAAATATGTAAGCATCTTGTCGCTGCAATGTTTCCCTACAAAAGACTTCTAGTAACACGAAAAGCTATAAAGAAACAAAGCTCACTTGCGAAGAGTAAGGTGGTAGCTTAAGATAATTTGCACAAGTCATCACGCTTGGGAGGTCTAAGTCTTCGCAGTTGCCAGAGTGCTGTAAGAGAGACGAAGCAAACAATGATCAAATGATGcctatacaaataaataataaagagCAATCAGGAAAAAAAAGATGTTTTTCTGATAGGGACCTTTCGAACAATAGTTAACTTCGGACTGAGAGATGCAAAACCTCCAGGAGGTAAGCGAGGTGCCCCGGTCACAAATTGCAGAAACGCTCTTCGCTGTTCATGGTCAAACTTGTGTATGATTTCCAGCAACTGAAATTCAAGGAAATGGTAATATGGAATTTCTTTAAATGCACGTGAAATATCAAAACAAACCAAGGACAAGAGAACAGACTAACATTGATAATGGGAGGACTGCTAACTGTGTAACCATGGTCGAACTTGATATGATCAAGGAGCTCATTGAACTGccaaaataaaaacttataaATTAGGAATATAGTTAATAgcctttaaaaaataaaaaataagtggTTGCAGACATACAGCCCAAGAATCACGTTCTCCACATAGCAAACGCTCTAATTCTTCTTCAGTGAAAATCTGAAGATGTTCAATAGGGAAAACCTGAAACATCATGATGAAAGAAATCATAAATTTATACCAAAATTAAAAGGCATTGAGGTAGTTTAGTCAACGTCCTTCTTGTACTGAAAAGCCACTTCATAATGGTACACACCTGATTAAAACCAGATCTGAAAGCTTCCACTTGTCTAGAAATACCAGCATGTACCGTTGTATCCGCAACAAGTGAGACGTAATCTTCCAAGTTTGTCATATTTACCTAAACAATGGGGTAAATTAAATTTACGGTTCACCAAATGAAAAACATGAAACAATAAATGGGATCATAGCTAGGTGAGACTTACCATTTTATGATCAGGCCGAGAGGAAAGAACAAAATCAGGATAACCAGGAAGTGTAAAATCAAGACAAAGATCCTCAATTTGGGTTTTCCGAAAGCATGAGTCGAATTCCAATGTTGTACTTCCTCCAGGAACAGATTCCGAAAATCTTTTCCTGTCTACTAGAGCCTTAAACTCTAGCAGTGTCTTCCCAAGCTCAGGATCAAATGACAGGATGTCATACACACCAAGCTCCTGCAATATGAAAACATATGTTTGAGAAGAAAACTTGCTTCGTAAGTGATGATGATTGATGAACATTCACTTTCAATAATAAGTCATACAGAAATTGGGAGAGTACCTTGCCAAGAATAAGCTTATAGAAGGCTTTGGAGAAATGCACATCCAAGACCCGCCCATCTTGGAGCGCTCTACCTACGATTTGCCCCAAAAGAACAAACTTCTTAATTACTTCATCAGATGTAGCCAACCATGGACGAGGGAAAAGACCAAAAGGACATATCAAAATTCCAGTATTCCCATCACCAGAGGCAAAAGACCCATGATCCTCTCTCCACATGCCTAGACCAGACTTCTGAAACTCATGACTAACCAGGGTATAGAATTCCAAGGTTGGACCAAGGCCAGTACCAACTTCTTCACTGTATTCCACCTCAAGGAGTACCTTCTGACTGGCATGCAGGTCCATCATTTGGGCAGCAGAATCCAAAATTTGGTTGCGGAAAACCAAAAACTTTTTTCGAGGAATGCTTCCAGAGCTTGGTCGCCTGTCACTTGTCACCCCTGAATCCCTATAAGATGGTGAATGAGGCTGAACTAGCAGTGGACTAAATGCCACCAAGCGGAAGTACTTACATTTAACttcaaaactaaataaaaaggGACACGATTCCATTAACTGATTACACCACAAAGGCATACCACCAACGGACACTGCTAAAGTATCCCGCATCTGTTGTTCCAGTTTTTCTGTCAATTTTTTGCTCACAAACTCATTCTGTGGCACTGGAATAGCTGCTGTCTGAAAATTATCCAAGTCATCGATTTTCCTTTTAGCAAAAGCACATATTCTTTCTCGAGATATCAGATGAAATATAAACTTATTCATGCCTTCCAAGCTTTTGAGGATATATATTATATCATAAATAGGACTTGACTTATCCAAGTCAGAAGCAAGCTCATGAGCAAACATGCTGGAGAAAAATGAAGTGTACAACTCATGTACCCCAGCTTTCTCAGCAGAACTTTCTGTACGTGTACCATGATGACCTTCAGCTTTTCTGTATGTTAATGTGTATTCTTGACTCCACAGTTTTGAACCAATGACAATTTCATGTTCCTTCATTTGTTGTTGTAGAATTGCTTGGTATAATGTCAATGACGGCTCCAGCTGTTGCCCTTCAAGGTAAAGTAACAGTTTCGAAGAAGAATCTTCATTGCTAAATGATGCAGGATACTGTTCTTCCATCTCAGTGTCTTCCTCTGAAGGACATTGTGCTTCTCTTTCCACAGGTTCCTAAAACATTACACAACCGAACAAAAGTAAGAGCATTTGCACCACCTTAGAGCTGATTAGAAGAATCAATCATGACTAAATTTATCCAAAGTTTTcccaagaaaaataaataaatatattttcttaaacATAAGTACATTAAAGATTTCCTGGGCTTGTCTATCCTAAGCTTATCGCTTGTTCAAGCGAGGCCAGTGTTAAATTGACCTCATCAACCTGGAGAGTAAGGCTGAGGATGAAGAAATGCACCCAACAGGAActcaaaaaaatgaaatgcaCCCCTCAGTATAATTAATTGTGAGACAGAATAAAAACCTGCAACTCAGGCAAGTCTGTCGACATGCTTTCAGGCTCCATAGGATGTGGACTTCGCCCTTGACTAGAGCATGCATTTGATGGTGATTGATCCAGTGGACTTTCAGATTGGTCATTAACTTGTGTAGGTGAATTAATGTGGCCGGTTGTTTTTGCATTGACTTTAGGCCACAGAAATTCTTCAATGGCATGCAATGAGGAAAAAGGGTCCACAGTCAGAACATCTTCACAGTAATCACAAAGGCATGTCTCTGCTTTGTCTTTCACAAAACGAACTTCAATACATGGATATGGTGTGCGACGCCCATGTGGAACTGTAGCATAAGAACTTATTTTGGGCACATGGCTCAAAATAACAGGGAAGTTTTCCAAAGAAGATAGCGCATTTTGCAGTTTGCGTATTAATGTTATCATGGGCAGGTCAGCAGGGATCATGTCTAAAGGAGAAAATAACAGCCTTGCAAACACCTCAAATCTTTTTTCTACAGAATAAATATCACTGTTACCACTACTAAGCTCCCCTTTTTGTTTCAAGTA harbors:
- the LOC126619976 gene encoding E3 ubiquitin-protein ligase UPL4-like isoform X2, producing the protein MESRGQKRTELDDELPADKRVCNSMEFRASSSNSSAQTHMNSVNSTPETNGHDMDTSSSASANSRSEGERERDSAYGSCDSDDADERHSELKDYQRRRSSGDHGKFKRFISSLSEETDPSGQLAVLTELCEFLSFCTEDSLSGMTSDSLSPLLVRLARHETNPNIMLLAIRAITYLCDVYPHSSGFLVRHDAVPALCDRLMAIEYLDVAEQNGVAWDSFTVFMQCLQALEKMSQEQPLECLQSGAIMAVLNYIDFFSTSIQRVALSTVVNICKKLPSECPSPVMEAVPILCNLLQCEDPQLVENVAVCLIKITERVSESTEMLDELCKHGLIRQVTHFMSLNTRPTVSQLISNGLMGVLVKLSSGSVVAFRTLYELNISSILKDILSTYDLSHGMFSNHVVDGHCNQVYEVLKLLNELLPTSTRDQENPQLSDKESLLVNQPDLLQKFGMDILPLLIQVVNSGANLYICYGCLSVIDKLIYLSTPGMLVELLQKANISSFLAGVFTRKDPHVLILALQIAELILQKLSDYFLDSFIKEGVFFAIDELLTPDKCQLVTLEKCSRLLFPVSSGSQILLDPRQKSASSEVLRCLCYAFATDKSPSVSEKGSCMLEKDSVYNLAKHIRTKYFAQELCDPEKALTDVLQKLRKCSSALSDLTMSMNDDALDQHEERFYSIMHQVMEKLGGGEPISTFEFIESGILRSLMTYLSNGQYLKQKGELSSGNSDIYSVEKRFEVFARLLFSPLDMIPADLPMITLIRKLQNALSSLENFPVILSHVPKISSYATVPHGRRTPYPCIEVRFVKDKAETCLCDYCEDVLTVDPFSSLHAIEEFLWPKVNAKTTGHINSPTQVNDQSESPLDQSPSNACSSQGRSPHPMEPESMSTDLPELQEPVEREAQCPSEEDTEMEEQYPASFSNEDSSSKLLLYLEGQQLEPSLTLYQAILQQQMKEHEIVIGSKLWSQEYTLTYRKAEGHHGTRTESSAEKAGVHELYTSFFSSMFAHELASDLDKSSPIYDIIYILKSLEGMNKFIFHLISRERICAFAKRKIDDLDNFQTAAIPVPQNEFVSKKLTEKLEQQMRDTLAVSVGGMPLWCNQLMESCPFLFSFEVKCKYFRLVAFSPLLVQPHSPSYRDSGVTSDRRPSSGSIPRKKFLVFRNQILDSAAQMMDLHASQKVLLEVEYSEEVGTGLGPTLEFYTLVSHEFQKSGLGMWREDHGSFASGDGNTGILICPFGLFPRPWLATSDEVIKKFVLLGQIVGRALQDGRVLDVHFSKAFYKLILGKELGVYDILSFDPELGKTLLEFKALVDRKRFSESVPGGSTTLEFDSCFRKTQIEDLCLDFTLPGYPDFVLSSRPDHKMVNMTNLEDYVSLVADTTVHAGISRQVEAFRSGFNQVFPIEHLQIFTEEELERLLCGERDSWAFNELLDHIKFDHGYTVSSPPIINRRAFLQFVTGAPRLPPGGFASLSPKLTIVRKHSGNCEDLDLPSVMTCANYLKLPPYSSQETMREKLLYAITEGQGSFHLS
- the LOC126619976 gene encoding E3 ubiquitin-protein ligase UPL4-like isoform X3, giving the protein MESRGQKRTELDDELPADKRVCNSMEFRASSSNSSAQTHMNSVNSTPETNGHDMDTSSSASANSRSEGERERDSAYGSCDSDDADERHSELKDYQRRRSSGDHGKFKRFISSLSEETDPSGQLAVLTELCEFLSFCTEDSLSGMTSDSLSPLLVRLARHETNPNIMLLAIRAITYLCDVYPHSSGFLVRHDAVPALCDRLMAIEYLDVAEQCLQALEKMSQEQPLECLQSGAIMAVLNYIDFFSTSIQRVALSTVVNICKKLPSECPSPVMEAVPILCNLLQCEDPQLVENVAVCLIKITERVSESTEMLDELCKHGLIRQVTHFMSLNTRPTVSQLISNGLMGVLVKLSSGSVVAFRTLYELNISSILKDILSTYDLSHGMFSNHVVDGHCNQVYEVLKLLNELLPTSTRDQENPQLSDKESLLVNQPDLLQKFGMDILPLLIQVVNSGANLYICYGCLSVIDKLIYLSTPGMLVELLQKANISSFLAGVFTRKDPHVLILALQIAELILQKLSDYFLDSFIKEGVFFAIDELLTPDKCQLVTLEKCSRLLFPVSSGSQILLDPRQKSASSEVLRCLCYAFATDKSPSVSEKGSCMLEKDSVYNLAKHIRTKYFAQELCDPEKALTDVLQKLRKCSSALSDLTMSMNDDALDQHEERFYSIMHQVMEKLGGGEPISTFEFIESGILRSLMTYLSNGQYLKQKGELSSGNSDIYSVEKRFEVFARLLFSPLDMIPADLPMITLIRKLQNALSSLENFPVILSHVPKISSYATVPHGRRTPYPCIEVRFVKDKAETCLCDYCEDVLTVDPFSSLHAIEEFLWPKVNAKTTGHINSPTQVNDQSESPLDQSPSNACSSQGRSPHPMEPESMSTDLPELQEPVEREAQCPSEEDTEMEEQYPASFSNEDSSSKLLLYLEGQQLEPSLTLYQAILQQQMKEHEIVIGSKLWSQEYTLTYRKAEGHHGTRTESSAEKAGVHELYTSFFSSMFAHELASDLDKSSPIYDIIYILKSLEGMNKFIFHLISRERICAFAKRKIDDLDNFQTAAIPVPQNEFVSKKLTEKLEQQMRDTLAVSVGGMPLWCNQLMESCPFLFSFEVKCKYFRLVAFSPLLVQPHSPSYRDSGVTSDRRPSSGSIPRKKFLVFRNQILDSAAQMMDLHASQKVLLEVEYSEEVGTGLGPTLEFYTLVSHEFQKSGLGMWREDHGSFASGDGNTGILICPFGLFPRPWLATSDEVIKKFVLLGQIVGRALQDGRVLDVHFSKAFYKLILGKELGVYDILSFDPELGKTLLEFKALVDRKRFSESVPGGSTTLEFDSCFRKTQIEDLCLDFTLPGYPDFVLSSRPDHKMVNMTNLEDYVSLVADTTVHAGISRQVEAFRSGFNQVFPIEHLQIFTEEELERLLCGERDSWAFNELLDHIKFDHGYTVSSPPIINLLEIIHKFDHEQRRAFLQFVTGAPRLPPGGFASLSPKLTIVRKHSGNCEDLDLPSVMTCANYLKLPPYSSQETMREKLLYAITEGQGSFHLS
- the LOC126619976 gene encoding E3 ubiquitin-protein ligase UPL4-like isoform X4, which encodes MEFRASSSNSSAQTHMNSVNSTPETNGHDMDTSSSASANSRSEGERERDSAYGSCDSDDADERHSELKDYQRRRSSGDHGKFKRFISSLSEETDPSGQLAVLTELCEFLSFCTEDSLSGMTSDSLSPLLVRLARHETNPNIMLLAIRAITYLCDVYPHSSGFLVRHDAVPALCDRLMAIEYLDVAEQNGVAWDSFTVFMQCLQALEKMSQEQPLECLQSGAIMAVLNYIDFFSTSIQRVALSTVVNICKKLPSECPSPVMEAVPILCNLLQCEDPQLVENVAVCLIKITERVSESTEMLDELCKHGLIRQVTHFMSLNTRPTVSQLISNGLMGVLVKLSSGSVVAFRTLYELNISSILKDILSTYDLSHGMFSNHVVDGHCNQVYEVLKLLNELLPTSTRDQENPQLSDKESLLVNQPDLLQKFGMDILPLLIQVVNSGANLYICYGCLSVIDKLIYLSTPGMLVELLQKANISSFLAGVFTRKDPHVLILALQIAELILQKLSDYFLDSFIKEGVFFAIDELLTPDKCQLVTLEKCSRLLFPVSSGSQILLDPRQKSASSEVLRCLCYAFATDKSPSVSEKGSCMLEKDSVYNLAKHIRTKYFAQELCDPEKALTDVLQKLRKCSSALSDLTMSMNDDALDQHEERFYSIMHQVMEKLGGGEPISTFEFIESGILRSLMTYLSNGQYLKQKGELSSGNSDIYSVEKRFEVFARLLFSPLDMIPADLPMITLIRKLQNALSSLENFPVILSHVPKISSYATVPHGRRTPYPCIEVRFVKDKAETCLCDYCEDVLTVDPFSSLHAIEEFLWPKVNAKTTGHINSPTQVNDQSESPLDQSPSNACSSQGRSPHPMEPESMSTDLPELQEPVEREAQCPSEEDTEMEEQYPASFSNEDSSSKLLLYLEGQQLEPSLTLYQAILQQQMKEHEIVIGSKLWSQEYTLTYRKAEGHHGTRTESSAEKAGVHELYTSFFSSMFAHELASDLDKSSPIYDIIYILKSLEGMNKFIFHLISRERICAFAKRKIDDLDNFQTAAIPVPQNEFVSKKLTEKLEQQMRDTLAVSVGGMPLWCNQLMESCPFLFSFEVKCKYFRLVAFSPLLVQPHSPSYRDSGVTSDRRPSSGSIPRKKFLVFRNQILDSAAQMMDLHASQKVLLEVEYSEEVGTGLGPTLEFYTLVSHEFQKSGLGMWREDHGSFASGDGNTGILICPFGLFPRPWLATSDEVIKKFVLLGQIVGRALQDGRVLDVHFSKAFYKLILGKELGVYDILSFDPELGKTLLEFKALVDRKRFSESVPGGSTTLEFDSCFRKTQIEDLCLDFTLPGYPDFVLSSRPDHKMVNMTNLEDYVSLVADTTVHAGISRQVEAFRSGFNQVFPIEHLQIFTEEELERLLCGERDSWAFNELLDHIKFDHGYTVSSPPIINLLEIIHKFDHEQRRAFLQFVTGAPRLPPGGFASLSPKLTIVRKHSGNCEDLDLPSVMTCANYLKLPPYSSQETMREKLLYAITEGQGSFHLS
- the LOC126619976 gene encoding E3 ubiquitin-protein ligase UPL4-like isoform X1; this encodes MESRGQKRTELDDELPADKRVCNSMEFRASSSNSSAQTHMNSVNSTPETNGHDMDTSSSASANSRSEGERERDSAYGSCDSDDADERHSELKDYQRRRSSGDHGKFKRFISSLSEETDPSGQLAVLTELCEFLSFCTEDSLSGMTSDSLSPLLVRLARHETNPNIMLLAIRAITYLCDVYPHSSGFLVRHDAVPALCDRLMAIEYLDVAEQNGVAWDSFTVFMQCLQALEKMSQEQPLECLQSGAIMAVLNYIDFFSTSIQRVALSTVVNICKKLPSECPSPVMEAVPILCNLLQCEDPQLVENVAVCLIKITERVSESTEMLDELCKHGLIRQVTHFMSLNTRPTVSQLISNGLMGVLVKLSSGSVVAFRTLYELNISSILKDILSTYDLSHGMFSNHVVDGHCNQVYEVLKLLNELLPTSTRDQENPQLSDKESLLVNQPDLLQKFGMDILPLLIQVVNSGANLYICYGCLSVIDKLIYLSTPGMLVELLQKANISSFLAGVFTRKDPHVLILALQIAELILQKLSDYFLDSFIKEGVFFAIDELLTPDKCQLVTLEKCSRLLFPVSSGSQILLDPRQKSASSEVLRCLCYAFATDKSPSVSEKGSCMLEKDSVYNLAKHIRTKYFAQELCDPEKALTDVLQKLRKCSSALSDLTMSMNDDALDQHEERFYSIMHQVMEKLGGGEPISTFEFIESGILRSLMTYLSNGQYLKQKGELSSGNSDIYSVEKRFEVFARLLFSPLDMIPADLPMITLIRKLQNALSSLENFPVILSHVPKISSYATVPHGRRTPYPCIEVRFVKDKAETCLCDYCEDVLTVDPFSSLHAIEEFLWPKVNAKTTGHINSPTQVNDQSESPLDQSPSNACSSQGRSPHPMEPESMSTDLPELQEPVEREAQCPSEEDTEMEEQYPASFSNEDSSSKLLLYLEGQQLEPSLTLYQAILQQQMKEHEIVIGSKLWSQEYTLTYRKAEGHHGTRTESSAEKAGVHELYTSFFSSMFAHELASDLDKSSPIYDIIYILKSLEGMNKFIFHLISRERICAFAKRKIDDLDNFQTAAIPVPQNEFVSKKLTEKLEQQMRDTLAVSVGGMPLWCNQLMESCPFLFSFEVKCKYFRLVAFSPLLVQPHSPSYRDSGVTSDRRPSSGSIPRKKFLVFRNQILDSAAQMMDLHASQKVLLEVEYSEEVGTGLGPTLEFYTLVSHEFQKSGLGMWREDHGSFASGDGNTGILICPFGLFPRPWLATSDEVIKKFVLLGQIVGRALQDGRVLDVHFSKAFYKLILGKELGVYDILSFDPELGKTLLEFKALVDRKRFSESVPGGSTTLEFDSCFRKTQIEDLCLDFTLPGYPDFVLSSRPDHKMVNMTNLEDYVSLVADTTVHAGISRQVEAFRSGFNQVFPIEHLQIFTEEELERLLCGERDSWAFNELLDHIKFDHGYTVSSPPIINLLEIIHKFDHEQRRAFLQFVTGAPRLPPGGFASLSPKLTIVRKHSGNCEDLDLPSVMTCANYLKLPPYSSQETMREKLLYAITEGQGSFHLS